From the genome of Suricata suricatta isolate VVHF042 chromosome 3, meerkat_22Aug2017_6uvM2_HiC, whole genome shotgun sequence, one region includes:
- the SOCS1 gene encoding LOW QUALITY PROTEIN: suppressor of cytokine signaling 1 (The sequence of the model RefSeq protein was modified relative to this genomic sequence to represent the inferred CDS: deleted 1 base in 1 codon) — MTLLDDGAAAFTQKHCSSAPGLLWGPLSVHEAHKQLHSEPVGTFLVCGSRQWNCFFALSVKMASGPTSIGLHFQAGRFHLDRSHESFDSLFNLLEHHVAAPQELCRQRQRIVATAGRENLACIPLNPVLRDYLSSFPFQI, encoded by the exons ATGACACTCCTTGACGATGGTGCTGCGGCCTTCACTCAGAAGCACTGCA gctctgcgccggGGCTTCTATGGGGGCCCCTGAGCGTGCACGAGGCGCACAAGCAGCTGCACTCCGAGCCCGTGGGCACCTTTCTGGTGTGTGGCAGTCGCCAGTGGAACTGCTTCTTCGCGCTCAGTGTGAAGATGGCCTCGGGCCCCACGAGCATCGGCTTGCACTTCCAAGCTGGCCGCTTCCACCTGGACCGCAGCCACGAA AGCTTCGACAGCCTCTTCAACCTGCTGGAGCACCACGTGGCGGCGCCGCAGGAGCTGTGCCGCCAGCGCCAGCGTATTGTGGCCACCGCGGGCCGTGAGAACCTGGCGTGCATCCCCCTCAATCCAGTCCTCCGCGATTACTTGAGCTCCTTCCCCTTCCAGATCTGA